A region of Cucumis melo cultivar AY chromosome 2, USDA_Cmelo_AY_1.0, whole genome shotgun sequence DNA encodes the following proteins:
- the LOC103492344 gene encoding uncharacterized protein LOC103492344 isoform X2, with amino-acid sequence MENHEEVEGEEEYEVGPNTVEEEEIGFVGSSLTLEKVAAAKQYIENHYKAQRKHIQERKERRSVLEKRLASSDVSEEEQINLLKDLERTETQYIRLKRHKICVEDFDLLTIIGRGAFGEYYFTGQTLSGKENREHICHEEVEKIRNAQQRTGGDMMTLLIREETLTETVARFYVAQSVLAIESIHKHNYVHRDIKPDNLLLDKRGHMKLSDFGLCKPLDCTNLSAINENEVLDDENLNDTVDMDESFPGKKNGRRWKSPLEQLQHWQINRRKLAFSTVGTPDYIAPEVLLKKGYGVECDWWSLGAIMYEMLVGYPPFYSDDPVTTCRKIVHWKNHLKFPDEIRLSPEAKDMISRLLCDAENRLGSGGADQIKTHPWFKDTDWDKLYDIDAAFKPEVNGELDTQNFMQFDEVDPPPTRSGSGPIRKMLLTPKDLSFVGYTYKNFEAVKGLHHSFDVKSNTAPIRTSSVDSTKSDSALDNYTTTYSRDDMEAILASSGDALSQ; translated from the exons ATGGAGAATCATGAGGAGGTTGAAGGTGAGGAAGAATATGAAGTGGGACCCAATACCGTGGAGGAAGAAGAAATTGGATTTGTGGGTTCGAGCTTGACTTTGGAGAAGGTTGCTGCAGCCAAACAGTATATTGAGAATCATTACAAGGCTCAAAGAAAGCACATTCAAGAACGCAAAGAGAG GCGCTCCGTGCTTGAAAAGAGGTTGGCATCTTCAGATGTCTCAGAAGAAGAACAAATTAATCTATTGAAGGATTTGGAACGCACAGAGACTCAATACATACGACTGAAAAGGCATAAAATTTGTGTTGAGGATTTCGACCTTTTGACAATTATTGGGCGAGGTGCTTTCGGGGAG TATTATTTTACAGGTCAGACTTTGTCGGGAAAAGAAAACAGGGAACATATATGCCATGAAGAAGTTGAGAAAATCAGAAATGCTCAGCAGAGGACAG GAGGTGACATGATGACTTTACTGATAAGGGAGGAAACTTTGACGGAAACTGTGGCCAGATTTTATGTCGCCCAAAGTGTTTTGGCTATAGAGTCAATTCATAAACATAACTACGTCCACAG AGACATAAAACCTGATAACCTTCTACTGGACAAAAGGGGTCATATGAAACTTTCTGATTTTGGTCTTTGCAAGCCTCTTGACTGCACAAATCTATCTGCTATAAATGAAAATGAAGTCCTTGATGATGAAAACTTGAACGACACAGTGGATATGGATGAGAGCTTTCCAGGTAAAAAAAACGGGAGGCGCTGGAAGAGCCCCCTTGAACAACTTCAGCATTGGCAGATTAACAGAAGGAAACTG GCATTTTCCACGGTCGGCACTCCAGATTACATAGCTCCTGAAGTATTGTTAAAAAAAGGATACGGTGTGGAATGCGACTG GTGGTCTCTTGGTGCAATAATGTATGAAATGCTTGTTGGTTATCCACCATTTTATTCTGATGATCCAGTGACAACATGCCGAAAG ATTGTGCATTGGAAAAATCACTTAAAATTCCCTGATGAGATAAGATTATCACCTGAAGCAAAAGATATGATCAGTAGGCTGCTTTGCGATGCTGAGAATAGGCTCGGTTCTGGAGGTGCAGACCAAATCAAG ACTCATCCTTGGTTCAAAGATACCGATTGGGACAAACTCTATGACATAGATGCAGCGTTTAAGCCCGAGGTCAATGGGGAACTTGATACTCAGAATTTTATGCAATTCGATGAG GTTGATCCACCGCCAACTAGATCTGGATCTGGACCAATAAGGAAG ATGTTGTTGACTCCCAAAGATCTCAGTTTTGTTGGTTATACATACAAAAATTTTGAAGCCGTCAAAGGGCTACACCATTCATTTG ATGTGAAGTCAAACACTGCCCCCATTCGAACGTCGTCTGTAGACTCAACTAAAA GTGACTCGGCATTGGATAACTACACAACCACCTACTCAAGAGATGACATGGAAGCCATATTGGCATCATCCGGGGATGCTTTGTCACAGTAA
- the LOC103492344 gene encoding uncharacterized protein LOC103492344 isoform X3 encodes MISEFILGSMRSVLEKRLASSDVSEEEQINLLKDLERTETQYIRLKRHKICVEDFDLLTIIGRGAFGEVRLCREKKTGNIYAMKKLRKSEMLSRGQVEHVRAERNLLAEVASHCIVKLYYSFQDAEYLYLIMEYLPGGDMMTLLIREETLTETVARFYVAQSVLAIESIHKHNYVHRDIKPDNLLLDKRGHMKLSDFGLCKPLDCTNLSAINENEVLDDENLNDTVDMDESFPGKKNGRRWKSPLEQLQHWQINRRKLAFSTVGTPDYIAPEVLLKKGYGVECDWWSLGAIMYEMLVGYPPFYSDDPVTTCRKIVHWKNHLKFPDEIRLSPEAKDMISRLLCDAENRLGSGGADQIKTHPWFKDTDWDKLYDIDAAFKPEVNGELDTQNFMQFDEVDPPPTRSGSGPIRKMLLTPKDLSFVGYTYKNFEAVKGLHHSFDVKSNTAPIRTSSVDSTKSDSALDNYTTTYSRDDMEAILASSGDALSQ; translated from the exons ATGATTTCGGAATTTATACTTGGATCCAT GCGCTCCGTGCTTGAAAAGAGGTTGGCATCTTCAGATGTCTCAGAAGAAGAACAAATTAATCTATTGAAGGATTTGGAACGCACAGAGACTCAATACATACGACTGAAAAGGCATAAAATTTGTGTTGAGGATTTCGACCTTTTGACAATTATTGGGCGAGGTGCTTTCGGGGAG GTCAGACTTTGTCGGGAAAAGAAAACAGGGAACATATATGCCATGAAGAAGTTGAGAAAATCAGAAATGCTCAGCAGAGGACAG GTTGAACATGTCAGAGCTGAAAGGAATTTACTTGCAGAAGTTGCGAGTCACTGCATTGTGAAACTCTATTATTCCTTCCAAGATGCCGAATACTTGTATCTGATCATGGAGTATCTTCCAGGAGGTGACATGATGACTTTACTGATAAGGGAGGAAACTTTGACGGAAACTGTGGCCAGATTTTATGTCGCCCAAAGTGTTTTGGCTATAGAGTCAATTCATAAACATAACTACGTCCACAG AGACATAAAACCTGATAACCTTCTACTGGACAAAAGGGGTCATATGAAACTTTCTGATTTTGGTCTTTGCAAGCCTCTTGACTGCACAAATCTATCTGCTATAAATGAAAATGAAGTCCTTGATGATGAAAACTTGAACGACACAGTGGATATGGATGAGAGCTTTCCAGGTAAAAAAAACGGGAGGCGCTGGAAGAGCCCCCTTGAACAACTTCAGCATTGGCAGATTAACAGAAGGAAACTG GCATTTTCCACGGTCGGCACTCCAGATTACATAGCTCCTGAAGTATTGTTAAAAAAAGGATACGGTGTGGAATGCGACTG GTGGTCTCTTGGTGCAATAATGTATGAAATGCTTGTTGGTTATCCACCATTTTATTCTGATGATCCAGTGACAACATGCCGAAAG ATTGTGCATTGGAAAAATCACTTAAAATTCCCTGATGAGATAAGATTATCACCTGAAGCAAAAGATATGATCAGTAGGCTGCTTTGCGATGCTGAGAATAGGCTCGGTTCTGGAGGTGCAGACCAAATCAAG ACTCATCCTTGGTTCAAAGATACCGATTGGGACAAACTCTATGACATAGATGCAGCGTTTAAGCCCGAGGTCAATGGGGAACTTGATACTCAGAATTTTATGCAATTCGATGAG GTTGATCCACCGCCAACTAGATCTGGATCTGGACCAATAAGGAAG ATGTTGTTGACTCCCAAAGATCTCAGTTTTGTTGGTTATACATACAAAAATTTTGAAGCCGTCAAAGGGCTACACCATTCATTTG ATGTGAAGTCAAACACTGCCCCCATTCGAACGTCGTCTGTAGACTCAACTAAAA GTGACTCGGCATTGGATAACTACACAACCACCTACTCAAGAGATGACATGGAAGCCATATTGGCATCATCCGGGGATGCTTTGTCACAGTAA
- the LOC103492344 gene encoding uncharacterized protein LOC103492344 isoform X1 has product MENHEEVEGEEEYEVGPNTVEEEEIGFVGSSLTLEKVAAAKQYIENHYKAQRKHIQERKERRSVLEKRLASSDVSEEEQINLLKDLERTETQYIRLKRHKICVEDFDLLTIIGRGAFGEVRLCREKKTGNIYAMKKLRKSEMLSRGQVEHVRAERNLLAEVASHCIVKLYYSFQDAEYLYLIMEYLPGGDMMTLLIREETLTETVARFYVAQSVLAIESIHKHNYVHRDIKPDNLLLDKRGHMKLSDFGLCKPLDCTNLSAINENEVLDDENLNDTVDMDESFPGKKNGRRWKSPLEQLQHWQINRRKLAFSTVGTPDYIAPEVLLKKGYGVECDWWSLGAIMYEMLVGYPPFYSDDPVTTCRKIVHWKNHLKFPDEIRLSPEAKDMISRLLCDAENRLGSGGADQIKTHPWFKDTDWDKLYDIDAAFKPEVNGELDTQNFMQFDEVDPPPTRSGSGPIRKMLLTPKDLSFVGYTYKNFEAVKGLHHSFDVKSNTAPIRTSSVDSTKSDSALDNYTTTYSRDDMEAILASSGDALSQ; this is encoded by the exons ATGGAGAATCATGAGGAGGTTGAAGGTGAGGAAGAATATGAAGTGGGACCCAATACCGTGGAGGAAGAAGAAATTGGATTTGTGGGTTCGAGCTTGACTTTGGAGAAGGTTGCTGCAGCCAAACAGTATATTGAGAATCATTACAAGGCTCAAAGAAAGCACATTCAAGAACGCAAAGAGAG GCGCTCCGTGCTTGAAAAGAGGTTGGCATCTTCAGATGTCTCAGAAGAAGAACAAATTAATCTATTGAAGGATTTGGAACGCACAGAGACTCAATACATACGACTGAAAAGGCATAAAATTTGTGTTGAGGATTTCGACCTTTTGACAATTATTGGGCGAGGTGCTTTCGGGGAG GTCAGACTTTGTCGGGAAAAGAAAACAGGGAACATATATGCCATGAAGAAGTTGAGAAAATCAGAAATGCTCAGCAGAGGACAG GTTGAACATGTCAGAGCTGAAAGGAATTTACTTGCAGAAGTTGCGAGTCACTGCATTGTGAAACTCTATTATTCCTTCCAAGATGCCGAATACTTGTATCTGATCATGGAGTATCTTCCAGGAGGTGACATGATGACTTTACTGATAAGGGAGGAAACTTTGACGGAAACTGTGGCCAGATTTTATGTCGCCCAAAGTGTTTTGGCTATAGAGTCAATTCATAAACATAACTACGTCCACAG AGACATAAAACCTGATAACCTTCTACTGGACAAAAGGGGTCATATGAAACTTTCTGATTTTGGTCTTTGCAAGCCTCTTGACTGCACAAATCTATCTGCTATAAATGAAAATGAAGTCCTTGATGATGAAAACTTGAACGACACAGTGGATATGGATGAGAGCTTTCCAGGTAAAAAAAACGGGAGGCGCTGGAAGAGCCCCCTTGAACAACTTCAGCATTGGCAGATTAACAGAAGGAAACTG GCATTTTCCACGGTCGGCACTCCAGATTACATAGCTCCTGAAGTATTGTTAAAAAAAGGATACGGTGTGGAATGCGACTG GTGGTCTCTTGGTGCAATAATGTATGAAATGCTTGTTGGTTATCCACCATTTTATTCTGATGATCCAGTGACAACATGCCGAAAG ATTGTGCATTGGAAAAATCACTTAAAATTCCCTGATGAGATAAGATTATCACCTGAAGCAAAAGATATGATCAGTAGGCTGCTTTGCGATGCTGAGAATAGGCTCGGTTCTGGAGGTGCAGACCAAATCAAG ACTCATCCTTGGTTCAAAGATACCGATTGGGACAAACTCTATGACATAGATGCAGCGTTTAAGCCCGAGGTCAATGGGGAACTTGATACTCAGAATTTTATGCAATTCGATGAG GTTGATCCACCGCCAACTAGATCTGGATCTGGACCAATAAGGAAG ATGTTGTTGACTCCCAAAGATCTCAGTTTTGTTGGTTATACATACAAAAATTTTGAAGCCGTCAAAGGGCTACACCATTCATTTG ATGTGAAGTCAAACACTGCCCCCATTCGAACGTCGTCTGTAGACTCAACTAAAA GTGACTCGGCATTGGATAACTACACAACCACCTACTCAAGAGATGACATGGAAGCCATATTGGCATCATCCGGGGATGCTTTGTCACAGTAA
- the LOC103492343 gene encoding protein ALP1-like, translating to MEISSFPFLNQEEFLPIFNLFSDMDNNPTTPFNVNPTPKKRRRSDPNSDDFNNFSFTDENDEPTDDPLLKLPCWFDPQPESPQSWLMDSQKPKPTNDFHLSDQIPKKPRRASPENPSPVKNNPAGGGGTQQRRLWVKDRSKDWWDQCNHPDFPDEEFRRAFRMSKSTFDMICKELDSTVMKKDTMLRVAIPVRQRVAVCIWRLATGEPLRLVSKRFGLGISTCHKLVLEVCSAIRKVLMPKFLQWPDESKLTKIKQEFESISGIPKVGGSIYTTHIPIIAPKNNVAAYFNKRHTERNQKTSYSITVQGVVDPSGVFTDVCIGWPGSMPDDQVLEKSLLYERASMGLLNDVFVVGNSGYPLMDWLLVPYTVQNLTWTQHGFNEKVGEIQAAAKAAFGRLKGRWTCLQKRTEVKLQELPVVLGACCVLHNICEMRKEKFDPELKFEVYDDEMLPENNGLRSVSAIQARDHIAHNLLHHGIAGTGFL from the coding sequence ATGGAAATCTCCTCTTTCCCATTTCTTAATCAAGAAGAATTCTTACCTATCTTCAATCTCTTCTCCGATATGGATAATAATCCCACCACCCCTTTCAATGTGAATCCAACACCCAAAAAACGGCGAAGATCTGACCCAAACTCCGATGACTTCAACAATTTTTCTTTCACTGATGAAAACGATGAGCCTACTGATGACCCACTACTAAAACTCCCTTGTTGGTTCGATCCCCAACCCGAATCTCCACAAAGTTGGCTCATGGATTCCCAAAAACCAAAACCCACCAACGATTTCCATCTCTCCGATCAAATTCCCAAAAAACCCCGCCGTGCATCGCCGGAAAATCCCTCTCCGGTGAAAAATAACCCCgccggtggtggaggaactcaGCAGCGACGGCTATGGGTGAAAGACCGATCCAAGGATTGGTGGGATCAATGCAACCACCCGGATTTTCCCGATGAGGAGTTCCGACGAGCATTCCGTATGAGTAAATCCACATTCGATATGATCTGTAAAGAATTGGATTCAACGGTGATGAAAAAAGACACAATGCTTCGTGTTGCGATTCCGGTACGGCAGCGTGTTGCAGTCTGTATATGGCGATTGGCTACCGGAGAGCCACTCCGATTAGTTTCGAAAAGATTTGGGTTAGGGATTTCAACTTGCCATAAATTAGTTCTGGAAGTTTGTTCAGCGATTCGTAAAGTTCTAATGCCGAAATTCCTCCAATGGCCAGATGAatcaaaattaaccaaaatcaAACAAGAATTCGAATCGATTTCAGGAATTCCCAAAGTGGGTGGTTCAATTTACACAACACATATCCCAATAATCGCACCAAAAAACAACGTAGCTGCTTACTTCAACAAACGCCACACAGAACGCAACCAAAAAACTTCGTACTCCATCACTGTTCAAGGCGTCGTCGATCCCTCCGGAGTATTCACCGACGTTTGCATCGGATGGCCGGGATCTATGCCGGACGATCAAGTTCTTGAGAAATCATTGCTTTACGAAAGGGCAAGTATGGGGTTATTGAACGATGTGTTCGTCGTCGGAAATTCAGGGTACCCATTAATGGATTGGTTGTTAGTTCCATATACAGTACAGAATTTGACATGGACACAACATGGGTTTAATGAGAAAGTTGGGGAGATTCAGGCGGCAGCGAAGGCGGCGTTCGGGCGGTTGAAAGGGCGGTGGACTTGTTTACAGAAAAGAACAGAGGTGAAACTGCAGGAGTTGCCGGTGGTGTTGGGAGCTTGTTGTGTTCTTCATAATATATGTGAAATGAGGAAGGAGAAATTCGATCCGGAGCTGAAATTTGAGGTTTATGATGATGAAATGTTGCCGGAAAATAATGGGTTGAGATCGGTGAGTGCGATTCAAGCTAGAGATCATATTGCTCACAATCTTCTTCACCATGGAATTGCTGGGACAGGGTTTCTTTGA
- the LOC103492344 gene encoding uncharacterized protein LOC103492344 isoform X4, producing the protein MRSVLEKRLASSDVSEEEQINLLKDLERTETQYIRLKRHKICVEDFDLLTIIGRGAFGEVRLCREKKTGNIYAMKKLRKSEMLSRGQVEHVRAERNLLAEVASHCIVKLYYSFQDAEYLYLIMEYLPGGDMMTLLIREETLTETVARFYVAQSVLAIESIHKHNYVHRDIKPDNLLLDKRGHMKLSDFGLCKPLDCTNLSAINENEVLDDENLNDTVDMDESFPGKKNGRRWKSPLEQLQHWQINRRKLAFSTVGTPDYIAPEVLLKKGYGVECDWWSLGAIMYEMLVGYPPFYSDDPVTTCRKIVHWKNHLKFPDEIRLSPEAKDMISRLLCDAENRLGSGGADQIKTHPWFKDTDWDKLYDIDAAFKPEVNGELDTQNFMQFDEVDPPPTRSGSGPIRKMLLTPKDLSFVGYTYKNFEAVKGLHHSFDVKSNTAPIRTSSVDSTKSDSALDNYTTTYSRDDMEAILASSGDALSQ; encoded by the exons AT GCGCTCCGTGCTTGAAAAGAGGTTGGCATCTTCAGATGTCTCAGAAGAAGAACAAATTAATCTATTGAAGGATTTGGAACGCACAGAGACTCAATACATACGACTGAAAAGGCATAAAATTTGTGTTGAGGATTTCGACCTTTTGACAATTATTGGGCGAGGTGCTTTCGGGGAG GTCAGACTTTGTCGGGAAAAGAAAACAGGGAACATATATGCCATGAAGAAGTTGAGAAAATCAGAAATGCTCAGCAGAGGACAG GTTGAACATGTCAGAGCTGAAAGGAATTTACTTGCAGAAGTTGCGAGTCACTGCATTGTGAAACTCTATTATTCCTTCCAAGATGCCGAATACTTGTATCTGATCATGGAGTATCTTCCAGGAGGTGACATGATGACTTTACTGATAAGGGAGGAAACTTTGACGGAAACTGTGGCCAGATTTTATGTCGCCCAAAGTGTTTTGGCTATAGAGTCAATTCATAAACATAACTACGTCCACAG AGACATAAAACCTGATAACCTTCTACTGGACAAAAGGGGTCATATGAAACTTTCTGATTTTGGTCTTTGCAAGCCTCTTGACTGCACAAATCTATCTGCTATAAATGAAAATGAAGTCCTTGATGATGAAAACTTGAACGACACAGTGGATATGGATGAGAGCTTTCCAGGTAAAAAAAACGGGAGGCGCTGGAAGAGCCCCCTTGAACAACTTCAGCATTGGCAGATTAACAGAAGGAAACTG GCATTTTCCACGGTCGGCACTCCAGATTACATAGCTCCTGAAGTATTGTTAAAAAAAGGATACGGTGTGGAATGCGACTG GTGGTCTCTTGGTGCAATAATGTATGAAATGCTTGTTGGTTATCCACCATTTTATTCTGATGATCCAGTGACAACATGCCGAAAG ATTGTGCATTGGAAAAATCACTTAAAATTCCCTGATGAGATAAGATTATCACCTGAAGCAAAAGATATGATCAGTAGGCTGCTTTGCGATGCTGAGAATAGGCTCGGTTCTGGAGGTGCAGACCAAATCAAG ACTCATCCTTGGTTCAAAGATACCGATTGGGACAAACTCTATGACATAGATGCAGCGTTTAAGCCCGAGGTCAATGGGGAACTTGATACTCAGAATTTTATGCAATTCGATGAG GTTGATCCACCGCCAACTAGATCTGGATCTGGACCAATAAGGAAG ATGTTGTTGACTCCCAAAGATCTCAGTTTTGTTGGTTATACATACAAAAATTTTGAAGCCGTCAAAGGGCTACACCATTCATTTG ATGTGAAGTCAAACACTGCCCCCATTCGAACGTCGTCTGTAGACTCAACTAAAA GTGACTCGGCATTGGATAACTACACAACCACCTACTCAAGAGATGACATGGAAGCCATATTGGCATCATCCGGGGATGCTTTGTCACAGTAA